The following coding sequences lie in one Kribbella sp. NBC_00709 genomic window:
- a CDS encoding DNA gyrase/topoisomerase IV subunit B, with amino-acid sequence MAAPTPRSTEIDPAYNARHLLVLEGLEAVRKRPGMYIGSTDSRGLMHCLWEIIDNAVDEALAGHGERIDVVLHKDGSVEVVDRARGIPVDIEPKTKLSGVEVVFTKLHAGGKFGGGSYNASGGLHGVGASVVNALSARLDVEVDRGGTIWTTSFRRGVAGEFDSEGATASFTPSKGLRKAGRAKKGVTGTRIRYWADRQIFTKDAAFNYDELVTRARQTSFLVPGLLLVIRDERGDEVTEEHFKHDGGISEFCEFLATDQKVTEVVRLAGTGHFTETVPMLDDAGHMTPSDVERDLDVDIAVRWGDGYETELRSFVNIVATPKGGTHVNGFERALSKSFTNALDGTRLLKSGEEIIKDDVLEGLTAVVTVRLAEPQFDGQTKEVLGTPAASRIVAKVVQTELEAFLTSTKREHKAQARAVLEKVVAASRTRVAARQHRELQRRKTALESSALPAKLADCRSNDVDRSELFIVEGDSALGTAKLARSSEFQALLPIRGKILNVQKASVGDMLKNVECASIIQVVGAGSGRTFDLEQARYGKIIFMADADSDGAHIRCLLATLFFRYMRPLVEAGRVYTAVPPLHRFELTNPKKGQDKYLYTYSDAEHQRKTAELMKKGVRWKEPPQRYKGLGEMDADQLAETTMDPRHRTLRRITVDHAEDAAKVFDLLMGNDVAPRKEFLVQGAYELDENRIDV; translated from the coding sequence GTGGCCGCCCCGACGCCTCGCAGTACCGAGATCGACCCGGCGTACAACGCCCGCCATCTGCTCGTCCTCGAGGGTCTCGAGGCAGTCCGGAAGCGGCCCGGTATGTACATCGGGTCCACCGACAGCCGCGGCCTGATGCACTGCCTGTGGGAGATCATCGACAACGCCGTCGACGAGGCCCTGGCCGGCCACGGTGAGCGGATCGACGTGGTGCTCCACAAGGACGGCTCGGTCGAGGTCGTCGACCGCGCTCGCGGCATCCCGGTCGACATCGAGCCGAAGACCAAGCTGAGCGGTGTCGAGGTGGTGTTCACCAAGCTGCACGCCGGCGGCAAGTTCGGCGGCGGGTCGTACAACGCGTCCGGTGGTCTGCACGGCGTCGGCGCCTCGGTGGTGAACGCGCTGTCCGCGCGGCTGGACGTCGAGGTGGATCGCGGCGGGACGATCTGGACCACTTCGTTCCGGCGTGGCGTCGCGGGGGAGTTCGACTCCGAGGGTGCGACTGCCTCGTTCACCCCGTCGAAGGGGCTGCGGAAGGCCGGCCGGGCCAAGAAGGGCGTCACCGGCACCCGGATCCGGTACTGGGCGGATCGGCAGATCTTCACCAAGGACGCGGCCTTCAACTACGACGAGCTGGTGACCAGGGCGCGGCAGACGTCGTTCCTGGTGCCGGGGCTGTTGCTGGTGATCCGTGACGAGCGCGGCGACGAGGTCACCGAGGAGCACTTCAAGCACGACGGCGGGATCAGCGAGTTCTGCGAGTTCCTGGCGACCGACCAGAAGGTCACCGAGGTCGTCCGGCTGGCGGGGACCGGGCACTTCACCGAGACGGTGCCGATGCTCGACGACGCCGGCCACATGACCCCGTCCGACGTCGAGCGCGATCTCGACGTGGACATCGCGGTCCGCTGGGGCGACGGGTACGAGACCGAGCTGCGGTCGTTCGTGAACATCGTGGCCACGCCGAAGGGCGGCACCCACGTCAACGGGTTCGAGCGCGCGCTCTCGAAGAGTTTCACGAATGCACTTGATGGCACCCGGCTGCTGAAGAGCGGTGAGGAGATCATCAAGGACGACGTCCTCGAGGGTCTGACCGCGGTCGTGACGGTCCGGCTGGCGGAGCCGCAGTTCGACGGCCAGACCAAGGAAGTCCTCGGTACGCCGGCGGCCTCGCGGATCGTCGCGAAGGTCGTGCAGACCGAGCTCGAGGCGTTCCTGACCTCGACGAAGCGCGAGCACAAGGCGCAGGCGCGGGCCGTGCTGGAGAAGGTCGTCGCCGCCTCGCGGACCCGGGTGGCGGCTCGCCAGCACCGGGAGCTGCAGCGGCGCAAGACCGCGCTGGAGTCCTCGGCGCTGCCGGCCAAGCTGGCCGACTGCCGCAGCAACGACGTCGACCGGTCCGAGCTGTTCATCGTCGAGGGTGATTCGGCGCTCGGTACGGCGAAGCTCGCGCGGAGCTCGGAGTTCCAGGCGCTGCTGCCGATCCGGGGCAAGATCCTCAACGTGCAGAAGGCGTCGGTCGGCGACATGCTGAAGAACGTCGAGTGCGCGTCGATCATCCAGGTGGTGGGCGCCGGCTCGGGCCGGACGTTCGACCTGGAGCAGGCGCGGTACGGGAAGATCATCTTCATGGCCGACGCCGACTCCGACGGCGCCCACATCCGCTGCTTGCTCGCCACGCTGTTCTTCCGGTACATGCGGCCGCTGGTGGAGGCGGGGCGGGTCTACACCGCCGTACCGCCGCTGCACCGGTTCGAGCTGACGAACCCGAAGAAGGGTCAGGACAAGTACCTGTACACCTACAGCGACGCGGAGCACCAGCGGAAGACAGCCGAGCTGATGAAGAAGGGCGTCCGCTGGAAGGAGCCACCGCAGCGCTACAAGGGCCTCGGTGAGATGGACGCCGACCAGCTGGCGGAGACCACGATGGACCCGCGGCACCGCACCCTGCGCCGCATCACCGTCGACCACGCCGAGGACGCCGCCAAGGTCTTCGACCTCCTGATGGGCAACGACGTCGCGCCCCGCAAGGAGTTCCTCGTCCAGGGCGCCTACGAACTGGACGAGAACCGCATCGACGTCTGA
- a CDS encoding HAD family hydrolase encodes MRLACFDLDNTLIDRDGAFLAWARWWVDRAGLDPAAVDRLVAHDNGGFKSRGELFAAFEHEFGAAISVDEYDREHPSFTWVEPAVLEGLASLRTAGWRVAVVTNGGVVQQSRKLAHTGIVDAVDYCCISEAVGVRKPDARIFSIAAEKAGASLDRGWMVGDHPAYDIAGGINAGLSTIRVGGHHAVDPPAADHHVDSVLEAFAILSVS; translated from the coding sequence ATGCGGCTGGCGTGCTTCGATCTGGACAACACCCTGATCGATCGTGACGGGGCGTTCCTGGCGTGGGCGCGCTGGTGGGTCGATCGCGCCGGACTCGATCCGGCGGCGGTCGACCGGCTGGTTGCTCATGACAACGGCGGGTTCAAGTCGCGGGGTGAGTTGTTCGCTGCGTTCGAGCACGAGTTCGGGGCAGCCATCTCGGTCGACGAGTACGACCGGGAGCATCCGTCGTTCACCTGGGTCGAGCCGGCGGTGCTGGAGGGACTGGCCTCGTTGCGTACGGCGGGTTGGCGCGTGGCCGTGGTGACGAATGGCGGCGTGGTTCAGCAGAGCCGGAAGCTCGCGCACACGGGGATCGTGGATGCGGTGGACTACTGCTGCATCTCGGAGGCGGTCGGGGTGCGGAAGCCGGATGCGCGGATCTTCTCGATCGCGGCTGAGAAGGCGGGTGCTTCCTTGGACCGCGGGTGGATGGTGGGCGACCATCCGGCGTACGACATCGCCGGAGGCATCAACGCCGGACTGAGCACGATCCGCGTCGGCGGCCACCATGCGGTGGACCCGCCGGCCGCGGATCATCACGTCGACTCTGTGCTCGAAGCGTTCGCCATCCTGTCTGTCAGTTGA
- a CDS encoding Xaa-Pro dipeptidyl-peptidase, protein MRIRLLVSAAAATALVAAAIASPAQASQQLTPVNPTFVDGLAQPVFSTNPADWYSGEVWVQASFDSDHDGVPDRIHADFTAPPEVRTQGLKVPVIFEDSPYYAGTADTYSNWGVDHELGSPPATRPRAPFWAAFDTSPVISTVYESTWVPRGFAVVHAESPGTGHSDGCPTSGGTNETLAAKAVIDWLNGRARAYTTRDGSTRAVAGWTTGNVGMIGTSYNGTLPEAVATTGVAGLKAIVPISAISDWYDYYRANGMVRAPHSSSNPSGNNNAFQGEDLDVLADVVYSRLDETGARTICQPVIDDIEQHIDRATGNRNSFWQERDYMKDVRNVRAATLLAHGNNDFNVMTKNAAQFYAALKKHHVPHMFYFHQGGHGGAPPDVLINYWFTRYLYGVPNGVEKLPRSWVVREAASCPPRQTTVSGEQANTATLTVASTGPFRIGFSLTVPQTNADGTITTTTRLITKIPDSTHLVLASPVATGTGQKVADGATVSLQCGNANPTPYAEWPDPAAGQAGLHLTPGAPTTGGLTFAPTRPGTAPETLTDDASIAAITSANTASSNVRLVYQTPPLTKPVRISGTPSASLQLAVSASKANVTAALVSYSPTGVGTILTRGWIDPANRVSDWVDAPVKPGKMYRMDVDLQPKDTVVPAGNRLALMIVSSDRDFTVRPAPGTRLTVDLAHSSIDIPVVGGRKALADALN, encoded by the coding sequence ATGAGAATCCGGCTTCTGGTGAGTGCTGCGGCAGCGACCGCACTCGTGGCAGCGGCAATTGCCAGTCCCGCCCAGGCGTCGCAGCAGCTGACGCCGGTCAACCCGACCTTCGTCGACGGGCTCGCTCAGCCGGTGTTCTCGACCAATCCCGCCGACTGGTACAGCGGTGAGGTCTGGGTGCAGGCGTCGTTCGACAGCGACCACGACGGCGTGCCCGACCGGATCCACGCCGACTTCACCGCGCCGCCCGAAGTCCGCACCCAAGGACTGAAGGTGCCGGTCATCTTCGAGGACAGTCCCTACTACGCGGGTACGGCGGACACGTACAGCAACTGGGGTGTCGACCACGAGCTGGGCTCACCGCCGGCGACGCGACCGCGTGCGCCGTTCTGGGCGGCGTTCGACACCAGCCCGGTGATCAGCACCGTCTACGAGTCGACCTGGGTGCCGCGCGGGTTCGCAGTCGTCCACGCGGAATCTCCGGGTACCGGTCACTCGGACGGCTGCCCCACGTCCGGTGGGACGAACGAGACGCTGGCCGCGAAGGCGGTGATCGACTGGCTCAACGGTCGTGCCCGCGCGTACACGACCAGGGATGGCTCCACCCGAGCGGTAGCCGGCTGGACGACCGGGAACGTCGGCATGATCGGCACGTCGTACAACGGCACTCTGCCGGAGGCCGTCGCGACGACCGGGGTGGCCGGTCTGAAGGCCATCGTGCCGATCTCGGCGATCTCCGACTGGTACGACTACTACCGCGCGAACGGTATGGTCCGGGCGCCGCACTCGTCGTCGAACCCGTCCGGTAACAACAACGCCTTCCAGGGCGAGGACCTCGATGTGCTCGCCGACGTGGTCTATTCGCGCCTCGACGAGACCGGGGCGCGGACCATCTGCCAGCCGGTGATCGACGACATCGAGCAGCACATCGACCGCGCGACCGGCAACCGCAACAGCTTCTGGCAGGAGCGCGACTACATGAAGGACGTGCGCAACGTCCGCGCCGCGACCTTGCTTGCCCATGGCAATAACGACTTCAACGTGATGACGAAGAACGCGGCCCAGTTCTACGCCGCGCTCAAGAAGCATCACGTGCCGCACATGTTCTACTTCCACCAGGGTGGCCACGGCGGTGCGCCGCCGGACGTGCTGATCAACTACTGGTTCACCCGGTACCTGTACGGCGTACCCAACGGGGTCGAGAAGCTACCGCGGTCGTGGGTCGTCCGCGAGGCCGCGTCCTGCCCACCCCGCCAGACCACGGTGTCCGGCGAGCAGGCGAACACGGCGACGCTGACGGTGGCCAGCACGGGGCCGTTCCGGATCGGCTTCTCCTTGACCGTGCCGCAGACCAACGCCGACGGCACGATCACCACCACGACCCGGTTGATCACGAAGATCCCCGACTCGACCCATCTGGTCCTGGCCTCGCCGGTGGCCACGGGGACCGGTCAGAAGGTCGCCGATGGCGCGACCGTCAGCCTGCAATGCGGCAATGCCAATCCCACCCCGTACGCCGAGTGGCCGGACCCGGCCGCGGGTCAGGCCGGCCTTCACCTCACGCCGGGAGCACCGACCACCGGTGGCCTGACCTTCGCGCCGACCCGTCCGGGCACGGCCCCGGAGACGCTCACGGATGACGCGTCGATCGCGGCCATCACGTCGGCGAACACGGCGTCCTCGAACGTGCGACTGGTCTACCAGACGCCGCCGCTCACCAAGCCGGTCCGCATCAGCGGTACGCCGTCGGCCTCGCTCCAGCTCGCTGTCAGCGCTTCCAAGGCGAACGTGACCGCGGCCCTGGTCAGCTACTCACCAACTGGTGTCGGCACGATCCTCACCCGCGGCTGGATCGATCCGGCCAACCGGGTGTCCGACTGGGTCGACGCGCCGGTCAAGCCGGGCAAGATGTACCGGATGGATGTCGACCTGCAGCCCAAGGACACCGTCGTACCGGCCGGAAACCGGTTGGCGCTGATGATCGTGTCGAGCGACCGCGACTTCACCGTCCGCCCTGCCCCTGGCACCCGGCTCACCGTCGACCTGGCCCACAGCTCCATCGACATCCCGGTCGTCGGCGGCCGCAAGGCCTTGGCCGACGCCCTCAACTGA
- a CDS encoding MGH1-like glycoside hydrolase domain-containing protein, producing the protein MPPYALDDFAFDLRRAVPPAEIWVGSGTGTVSQLSGTVCGVGGWFAPPLAAPDSRLTISLEVDGQRVVDLARPGAGNRGLLPAGGTWRPDRIVRRGTYHQYADSLTSLAVESTLTPCHGSPGYVLTLRIRNRSGNTHEITVCPELAATQAREVPLSEWGWVPPAAGRGEEVTLTHGGLTATLEADGEVAFTIGVHTGTQSAADTTRAWESRIAQALGRIPTLTSDIPGLEQYYRRSLASGLACWWDHPSFVTQPFIATSGLDGGALCAYAWDTGGYAPNVLSLMLGDSVLDIIQSFLDADLTDRYAIAPDGTGLGVAYAYSGSALVALTQAAAAERSLDPSLVARLYDVITALDKRFQPDDRTGVLRDYGDQSNLLEMRSAGWEHVVASPNAERAWALDALAGLSDLTGAALPVTELRESAEQIRAAIIDQLWDHDAGWFRSRYPDGHTELAYSIQAFDVLRTGACPPPVAAKLLGHLGSFLGEYGVSSVSAEDDLHYETADIDWSGGGAYTGEAPQLALTLWQQGRPDLAWDVLRRLFWMGDHYPYFPQDHYSDKPGAPPSGRRINIVAGLTGAEAVLTGLAGIQPNPDGSLHIRPQPVAAGNVTLTGLGHRGHTIDLMITADGFDVEVDGRRVSPEPDGTVVAVRPAASGCGSGNSAG; encoded by the coding sequence ATGCCGCCGTACGCCCTCGACGACTTTGCCTTCGACCTCCGCCGCGCCGTGCCTCCCGCCGAGATCTGGGTCGGCAGTGGCACCGGGACAGTCAGCCAGCTGTCCGGGACCGTGTGCGGGGTCGGCGGCTGGTTCGCTCCCCCACTGGCCGCACCCGACAGCCGGCTCACGATCTCGCTGGAGGTCGACGGGCAGCGGGTCGTCGACCTGGCCCGCCCGGGCGCGGGCAATCGCGGTCTTCTCCCGGCTGGCGGCACCTGGCGGCCGGATCGGATCGTGCGTCGCGGCACCTACCACCAGTACGCCGATTCCCTGACCTCGCTCGCAGTCGAGTCCACGCTCACGCCATGCCACGGCTCCCCCGGCTATGTCCTCACCCTGCGGATCCGGAACCGCTCCGGCAACACCCACGAGATCACCGTCTGCCCGGAGCTGGCTGCAACCCAAGCCCGCGAGGTGCCGCTTTCCGAGTGGGGCTGGGTTCCACCTGCCGCCGGTCGAGGCGAAGAGGTCACTCTGACGCACGGCGGTCTCACGGCAACTCTTGAGGCTGATGGCGAGGTGGCCTTCACCATCGGTGTTCACACCGGCACGCAGTCGGCAGCCGACACCACCCGCGCTTGGGAGTCGCGCATCGCCCAGGCACTCGGTCGGATCCCGACGCTCACGTCCGACATCCCCGGCCTCGAGCAGTACTACCGCCGCTCGCTCGCCAGCGGACTCGCCTGCTGGTGGGACCACCCCAGCTTCGTCACCCAGCCATTCATCGCAACGTCCGGTCTCGACGGCGGCGCTCTCTGCGCGTACGCGTGGGACACCGGCGGATACGCCCCGAACGTGCTGAGCCTGATGCTCGGCGACAGCGTCCTCGACATCATCCAGTCGTTCCTCGACGCCGACCTCACCGACCGCTACGCCATCGCGCCCGACGGCACCGGCCTCGGCGTCGCGTACGCGTACAGCGGTTCAGCGCTCGTCGCTCTCACTCAGGCGGCTGCCGCGGAGCGCTCGCTCGACCCCTCGCTGGTCGCCCGGCTGTACGACGTGATCACCGCACTGGACAAGCGATTCCAGCCCGACGACCGGACCGGCGTACTGCGGGACTACGGCGACCAGAGCAACCTGCTGGAAATGCGGAGCGCCGGCTGGGAGCACGTCGTGGCCAGCCCCAACGCCGAACGGGCCTGGGCACTCGATGCCCTCGCCGGACTGTCCGACCTGACCGGCGCCGCATTACCCGTCACCGAACTGCGGGAATCCGCGGAACAGATCCGGGCCGCGATCATCGATCAGCTCTGGGACCACGACGCCGGCTGGTTCCGCAGTCGCTACCCCGACGGCCACACCGAGCTGGCCTACTCGATCCAGGCCTTCGATGTCCTGCGCACCGGCGCCTGCCCACCGCCGGTCGCGGCAAAGCTCCTCGGTCACCTCGGATCGTTCCTCGGCGAGTACGGCGTCAGCAGTGTCAGCGCCGAGGACGACCTGCATTACGAGACCGCGGACATCGACTGGTCGGGCGGCGGCGCGTACACCGGCGAGGCGCCCCAGCTCGCGCTGACGCTCTGGCAACAAGGTCGCCCCGACCTCGCCTGGGACGTCCTCCGCCGGCTGTTCTGGATGGGCGACCACTATCCGTACTTCCCGCAGGACCACTACTCCGACAAACCCGGCGCACCCCCATCCGGTCGTCGCATCAACATCGTCGCCGGCCTGACCGGAGCCGAGGCCGTCCTCACCGGCCTCGCCGGCATCCAACCCAACCCGGACGGCTCGCTCCACATCCGTCCACAACCTGTTGCTGCTGGCAACGTCACGCTCACTGGTCTCGGCCATCGCGGTCACACCATCGACCTCATGATCACCGCCGACGGCTTCGACGTCGAGGTCGACGGTCGACGGGTCTCCCCCGAACCAGACGGCACGGTCGTCGCAGTACGCCCCGCGGCCAGCGGTTGCGGTTCGGGCAACAGCGCCGGATGA
- a CDS encoding LacI family DNA-binding transcriptional regulator → MAKLTIRDIAALSGLSKSTVSLVLNNSPKVDPATRRHVLAVMRRHRYVPSFAATALAKGSTRLIGMVVPGLSWHMVASINIGVAAVTERSGFDIILYTATNDRDYGSLIDRILTSSMVSGLLVVSHEQPLEPLVQLHEEGLPVVLVNTIDADVALPSVTADNYDGALTAMDHLLQLGHERIACVQGRMTYRCCQDRYRGYLDALRSAGIQPDPELTKPGDFLPEQIRSRSHELFALSAGERPTAVFAHSDVTAYAVMTAAAEAGLRVPEDVSVIGFDDIESAAQIRPPLTTIQQPFIDMGKRAAEMLLSAIGPNDPDPIDSDLNDDEPGEAADVEPSADLPRLVMPTSLIVRASCGPVPVTRSPRGRSQTTKA, encoded by the coding sequence ATGGCGAAGCTGACGATCCGCGACATCGCGGCGCTCTCCGGTCTGTCCAAGTCCACCGTGTCGCTGGTGCTGAACAACAGCCCGAAGGTCGACCCGGCGACTCGGCGGCACGTCCTCGCGGTGATGCGCCGGCACCGGTATGTGCCGAGTTTCGCCGCGACCGCGCTGGCCAAAGGGAGCACCCGCCTGATCGGCATGGTCGTGCCCGGCCTGTCCTGGCACATGGTTGCCTCGATCAACATCGGGGTGGCCGCGGTGACCGAGCGGAGCGGGTTCGACATCATCCTCTACACGGCGACCAACGACCGCGACTACGGTTCGCTGATCGACCGGATCCTGACGTCGAGCATGGTGTCAGGCCTGCTCGTGGTCAGTCATGAACAGCCGCTCGAGCCACTGGTGCAGCTGCACGAGGAGGGCCTGCCGGTCGTTCTCGTGAACACCATCGACGCGGACGTGGCGCTGCCGTCGGTCACGGCCGACAACTACGACGGCGCGCTGACGGCGATGGACCATTTGCTGCAACTCGGGCACGAGCGGATCGCTTGTGTACAAGGGCGGATGACGTACCGCTGCTGCCAGGACCGCTATCGCGGCTACCTGGACGCGCTCCGGTCGGCCGGCATCCAGCCGGACCCGGAGCTCACCAAGCCCGGCGACTTCCTGCCCGAGCAGATCCGTTCCCGGTCGCACGAGCTGTTCGCGCTGTCCGCCGGCGAGCGGCCTACGGCAGTGTTCGCGCACTCCGACGTGACGGCGTACGCGGTGATGACCGCGGCCGCCGAAGCCGGGCTGCGGGTGCCGGAGGACGTGTCGGTGATCGGCTTCGACGACATCGAGTCGGCGGCGCAGATCCGGCCGCCGTTGACCACGATCCAGCAGCCCTTCATCGACATGGGCAAGCGGGCGGCGGAGATGCTGCTGTCCGCGATCGGCCCGAACGACCCCGATCCGATTGACTCCGACCTGAACGACGACGAGCCGGGGGAGGCGGCGGACGTGGAGCCGTCGGCCGACCTGCCTCGTCTGGTGATGCCGACCAGCCTGATCGTCCGGGCGAGTTGCGGGCCGGTGCCCGTGACCCGGTCCCCGCGCGGACGCTCGCAGACCACCAAGGCCTGA
- a CDS encoding endo-1,4-beta-xylanase gives MFRKLATGVTLALVATVAIQTTAHADVTPFEVLPADAVANFTEFKSLPTDATEQVAITGNPNFTKALEIAVPNGPQSPGLDGEYEISLGVPAAATVTEGDALVATVWARSIEPTPGATTGNAHLVFETDGSPFKKSLNAALLYGTEWKKFEFPFRAAATYAAGTSTAAHLNLWLGYGTQTFQIAGVSVQDLGPGNPAGYPQVTYDGRDANAAWRTAANARIDQYRKGNLAVSVVDPAGNPVSGVTVSAVQQTSAFKFGAASDGARLIGDPSGGISGTDLQQYQTKYSTLFNQGALGNNLKWNHWETPAERETITLPALQWMREHGLRIRGHNLIWPSWGLMQPDVVNLQNDPAALRARINTHITDEASTLAGLVDEWDVVNEPYSEHNVQDILGPNELANWFRLAHQADPQAKLALNDYGLVENNGWEKRHRDSVFNMVQSLKSSGAPIDTVGFESHFNGLQLTSPDDLMTIVDQFAGLGVNVAVTEFDVDTDDQQLQADYTRDFMTAMFSNPNVTQISNFGIWSKNIYNPRVALYNDDWSPKPNALVWEDLIKHQWHTSVSGQTSAAGSFGTRGFLGDYLVTVTVNGVSKQVKVAMPTTAGASVKVIVDGIATTVRADQPNPIGDGGFESGTRGWTALGTGPATAANAHSGHTALSLSPGSGVTQNVTGLTPGTSYLLSGWGRLNGGGTQCYVGVRGGATAGTPTFQYELTYADERAYTQKLAAFTPPTGTKWVQAFAWSNPSASSPECTLDDLAITPTDGTPPPAQGPPAVTPYLPTPSVLANGSLENQSNTTGWYCLGTCTLKNASTTPHTSAGDLSAAGREAAWAGPAQGVSVVNGGLYDSSAWVRSASGSDTAMVSLKLTTSTGSTTVRLGSAPVTSTGWTQISALNTTVSWTGTLTKAEWWISTTSGAGDLLVDDASFAPMAKTVASPPAGPAETVFNPVQPTAACVVHNADSYTAYFGYSNANNYYIPVPVGADNAFSPGPADRGQTVSFLPFQRPRRVAVTWDGSPLTWRLGSLSQTASSASPACS, from the coding sequence GTGTTCAGAAAACTGGCCACCGGTGTGACCCTTGCCCTCGTCGCCACGGTGGCGATCCAGACCACAGCCCATGCCGACGTGACCCCGTTCGAGGTGCTGCCGGCCGACGCCGTCGCCAACTTCACCGAGTTCAAGAGCCTCCCTACTGACGCGACCGAGCAGGTCGCGATCACCGGCAATCCCAACTTCACCAAGGCGCTCGAGATCGCCGTCCCGAACGGTCCGCAGAGTCCCGGCCTCGACGGGGAGTACGAGATCAGCCTCGGCGTGCCGGCTGCCGCGACGGTGACCGAAGGCGACGCGCTGGTCGCGACCGTGTGGGCCCGGTCGATCGAGCCGACGCCGGGGGCGACCACCGGCAACGCCCACCTGGTCTTCGAGACCGATGGATCACCGTTCAAGAAGTCGCTCAACGCCGCCTTGCTCTACGGCACGGAGTGGAAGAAGTTCGAGTTCCCGTTCCGCGCCGCGGCCACTTACGCCGCAGGCACGAGCACGGCCGCGCACCTGAACCTCTGGCTCGGGTACGGCACGCAGACGTTCCAGATCGCCGGCGTCTCGGTACAGGATCTCGGGCCGGGCAATCCAGCCGGCTACCCGCAGGTGACGTATGACGGTCGGGACGCGAACGCGGCCTGGCGTACTGCGGCGAACGCCAGGATCGACCAGTACCGCAAGGGGAATCTGGCCGTCTCGGTCGTCGACCCGGCCGGCAATCCCGTCAGCGGTGTGACCGTGTCCGCCGTACAGCAGACGAGTGCGTTCAAGTTCGGCGCCGCGTCCGATGGTGCCCGGCTGATCGGTGATCCGTCCGGCGGGATCAGCGGGACCGACCTGCAGCAGTACCAGACGAAGTACTCGACGCTGTTCAACCAAGGGGCCCTAGGCAACAACCTGAAGTGGAACCACTGGGAGACCCCGGCCGAGCGCGAGACGATCACGCTGCCGGCGCTGCAATGGATGCGCGAGCACGGGCTGCGGATCCGTGGCCACAACCTGATCTGGCCGTCGTGGGGACTGATGCAGCCCGACGTCGTGAACCTGCAGAACGACCCGGCCGCGCTGCGGGCGCGGATCAACACCCACATCACCGACGAGGCGTCGACGCTGGCCGGCCTCGTCGACGAGTGGGACGTGGTGAACGAGCCGTACTCCGAGCACAACGTCCAGGACATCCTCGGCCCGAACGAGCTCGCGAACTGGTTCCGGCTCGCGCATCAGGCCGACCCTCAGGCGAAGCTAGCTCTGAACGACTACGGACTCGTCGAGAACAACGGCTGGGAGAAGCGTCACCGCGACAGCGTCTTCAACATGGTGCAGTCGCTGAAGTCTTCGGGCGCGCCGATCGACACGGTCGGGTTCGAGAGCCACTTCAACGGCCTGCAGCTCACCTCGCCGGACGACCTGATGACGATCGTCGACCAGTTCGCCGGGCTCGGCGTGAACGTCGCGGTCACGGAGTTCGACGTCGACACCGACGACCAGCAGCTGCAGGCGGATTACACCCGCGACTTCATGACGGCGATGTTCTCGAACCCGAACGTCACCCAGATCAGCAACTTCGGGATCTGGTCGAAGAACATCTACAACCCGCGCGTCGCCCTCTACAACGACGACTGGTCGCCCAAGCCGAACGCTCTGGTCTGGGAGGACCTGATCAAGCACCAGTGGCACACCAGCGTGTCGGGTCAGACGAGTGCGGCTGGGTCCTTCGGTACGCGCGGATTCCTCGGCGACTATCTGGTGACAGTCACGGTGAACGGCGTCTCGAAGCAGGTCAAGGTTGCTATGCCGACCACTGCCGGCGCATCGGTGAAGGTGATCGTCGACGGCATCGCCACCACGGTCCGCGCCGACCAGCCGAATCCGATCGGCGACGGCGGGTTCGAGAGCGGCACCCGTGGCTGGACCGCCCTCGGCACTGGCCCAGCGACCGCAGCGAATGCGCACAGCGGCCACACAGCCCTCTCGCTGAGCCCAGGCTCCGGCGTAACCCAGAACGTCACCGGTCTCACACCCGGCACGAGCTATCTGCTGTCCGGATGGGGTCGCCTCAACGGCGGCGGCACCCAGTGCTACGTCGGAGTCCGTGGTGGCGCAACCGCCGGCACGCCGACCTTCCAGTACGAGCTCACGTACGCCGATGAGCGTGCGTACACGCAGAAGCTCGCGGCCTTCACCCCGCCGACCGGGACCAAGTGGGTCCAAGCGTTCGCCTGGTCGAATCCCAGCGCGTCTTCGCCGGAGTGCACTCTGGACGACCTGGCGATCACACCCACAGACGGTACGCCGCCACCGGCGCAGGGTCCGCCCGCAGTCACGCCGTACCTGCCGACACCGTCGGTGCTGGCGAACGGGTCGCTCGAGAACCAGTCGAACACCACCGGGTGGTACTGCCTGGGGACTTGCACGCTGAAGAACGCATCGACGACGCCGCACACCAGCGCTGGTGATCTGTCGGCGGCTGGGCGAGAGGCGGCTTGGGCCGGTCCGGCTCAGGGAGTGTCGGTCGTGAACGGTGGGCTGTACGACTCGTCGGCCTGGGTGCGATCGGCGTCCGGGTCGGACACCGCGATGGTCAGTCTGAAGCTGACCACGTCAACCGGATCGACAACCGTCAGGCTCGGCTCGGCGCCAGTCACCTCCACCGGGTGGACACAGATCTCGGCTCTGAACACCACGGTGTCCTGGACCGGGACGCTGACCAAGGCCGAGTGGTGGATCAGCACCACGAGCGGCGCAGGCGACTTGCTGGTCGACGACGCGTCGTTCGCGCCGATGGCCAAGACCGTCGCGAGCCCGCCGGCCGGACCGGCGGAGACCGTGTTCAATCCGGTGCAGCCGACGGCGGCGTGCGTCGTCCACAACGCCGACTCCTACACGGCGTACTTCGGCTACTCGAACGCCAACAACTACTACATCCCGGTCCCGGTCGGCGCCGACAACGCGTTCAGCCCCGGACCGGCGGATCGCGGCCAGACCGTCTCGTTCCTGCCCTTCCAACGCCCACGTCGCGTTGCGGTCACCTGGGACGGCAGCCCACTCACCTGGCGGCTCGGCTCCCTGTCCCAGACCGCGTCGTCGGCCTCACCGGCCTGCAGCTAA